A window of Deltaproteobacteria bacterium genomic DNA:
CGTTTGGCTGATCATCGCAATGGGGTTGTTTCGCGATGAGCCCATCGAACGGTTGGTGGACATGCTCGAGCTGGCGCTGCCCGACGAACGTCAGACGCTGGTGGCGAAAAGCACCATCACCCAAGCGCGCCAACGACTCACCGAGGACCCGCTCGCGTACCTCTTCATCACTACCGCGAGCGAGTGGGCTGCGCGGAGTGCCGAGCAAGATCGTTGGCGCGGGCTCAATTTGTACGGGCTCGATGGCACCACGTTGCGGGTACCGGACTCACCGGAGAATCGCGCGGCGTTTGGCGGGCAGAATGCCGGCGGCGGCCGAGGAGAGAGCGGCTATCCGCTGGTACGCGTGGTGGCGATGATGGCGGTGCGCTCGCACCTGCTCTCGGCATTTCAGTTCGCCGACTACTCCACAGGTGAAACCACGCTCGCGCGCGACATGTGGCAGCAGGTGCCCGAGAACTCGCTGGTGCTCGTCGACCGAGGCTTCCTTGTGAAGAAGGACCTCATCGGCCTGGAGCTGAGCGGCAATCGCCACTGGCTCACGCGGAGCAAGGTGAACACCAAGTGGTCGGTGCTCGAGAAGCTCGGCAAGGACGACTACCTCGTCGAGTGGGACGTGCACGAGACCGACCTGCCCAGCCACTGGCAAATCCGCGCGATTCACTACAAGCGTAAGGGGCACCGACGACTGACGCTGCTCACGTCGCTCATCGACCCGGAGAAGTATCCAGCCGACGAGCTCATCGAGCTGTACCACGAGCGGTGGGAGACCGAGCTCGGGTACGACGAGGTGAAAACGCATCTCTTGAATCGGCAAGAGACGATCCGGAGCCGGACGC
This region includes:
- a CDS encoding IS4 family transposase, with the translated sequence MRIEEALAEVAEFAVPGALDRLKQHLRPEWVEEALSWSGTASIRKRRLPAEQVVWLIIAMGLFRDEPIERLVDMLELALPDERQTLVAKSTITQARQRLTEDPLAYLFITTASEWAARSAEQDRWRGLNLYGLDGTTLRVPDSPENRAAFGGQNAGGGRGESGYPLVRVVAMMAVRSHLLSAFQFADYSTGETTLARDMWQQVPENSLVLVDRGFLVKKDLIGLELSGNRHWLTRSKVNTKWSVLEKLGKDDYLVEWDVHETDLPSHWQIRAIHYKRKGHRRLTLLTSLIDPEKYPADELIELYHERWETELGYDEVKTHLLNRQETIRSRTPEGVRQELWGIALAYNLVRLEMERTATEAGVPPTRISFTASLRLIRAELAWMGGARFATGTIPARLRRLREQMKRLVLPPRRRERAYPRAVKLKMSNYARKRPVTMRRK